Below is a window of Synechococcus sp. RSCCF101 DNA.
ACAGCTGCTCAGCGACCTCTGCCGGGAGAAGGGAGGCTGACGCGGCGGGCAGGAGAGGGGGGCCGCCTGCGGCAGCGGAACGATCAGGCCGCCTGCGGCCGGCCGAAGCGAAGCCTCCAGGGTGAGCGGAGATAGTGCCGACCGGGGGCGGTGAGCCAGAGCCGGCGCCCGCCGTCCTCGCTCTCTCCCACCAGCCCCTCCTCCACCAGCCGCCGCACCAGCCAGTCCCACTGAAGGTCCTGCTCGGCCCGGCTGCGCTGGAGCTCCTGGCACAGCCGGCGCCCATCGGCGCTGCCGGCCTCGGGCAGCTGCTCGAGAATCAGGCGCACGCCGTCACTGCAGTCGCTGGCGGCGGGCGGCCGCAGGCAGCGATCGCAGCGACCGCAGGGGTCCACCACCTCACCGACCGACAGCAGCAGGCCCTGCTCCAGGCACCCCTCCCCCTCGGCCAGAGCCTCCATCCGCCGAAGCTGGCGCTGGCTCCAGGCCAGCCGCTCGGCCGTCTCCTCGCCGGCCTGCAGCATCACCGAAGCCCGCATGGCCAGAGCCAGCCGCTGCCGGTCCTCGGGATGGAAGAGCACCACACAGTCAGCCCCGGCCCCATCCCGCCCGGCCCGGCCGGACTCCTGCAGATAGGCCTCGGCACTGGCCGGCAGATCCAGATGCATCACCAGCCCCACGTCCGGACGGTCCACCCCCATCCCGAAGGCCGAGGTCGCCACCAGCACGGGACGATCCGCCTGCTGGAAGTGCCGCAGAGCCTGATGGCGATCGCCGGAGTCCAGGCCGGCGTGATACGCGCAGGCCGCCACGCCGTTCTCCCGCAGCCGGGCCGCCCAGGTGTCGGAAGCGCGGCGGGTGCGCACGTAGAGCAGCCTGGCGCCGCGGGCGGCCGCCACGGCGTCCAGCACCTGGGGCAGGGGATCACTCGGACGGAGCCGCATCGTGTACTGGAGGTTGGCGCGGCGGGCCGAGCTCACCTGAACCAGGGGCCGGCGCAGCGCCAGCAGGCGGATGATGTCGGCCCGCACCCGCGGTGCGGCGGTGGCGCTCAGGGCCAGCATCGGCACACCGGGACACAGCGCCCGCAGCTCCCCCAGGCGCCGGTAGCGGGGACGGAAGTCGTGGCCCCAGGCGCTGATGCAGTGGGCCTCATCGACCGCCAGAGCCACCAGGCCCCCCCGGGCCAGCGCATC
It encodes the following:
- a CDS encoding ATP-dependent DNA helicase RecQ, whose translation is MSRTDPLGQALERHFGWTSFRSGQRPVIEALLAGRDTLAVLPTGGGKSLCYQLPALVREGLVLVVSPLVALMQDQVHHLRRRGIAAACLHAGLPREEADAVRRSVGDGSLRLLYLAPERLQSQGIAQLLRDALARGGLVALAVDEAHCISAWGHDFRPRYRRLGELRALCPGVPMLALSATAAPRVRADIIRLLALRRPLVQVSSARRANLQYTMRLRPSDPLPQVLDAVAAARGARLLYVRTRRASDTWAARLRENGVAACAYHAGLDSGDRHQALRHFQQADRPVLVATSAFGMGVDRPDVGLVMHLDLPASAEAYLQESGRAGRDGAGADCVVLFHPEDRQRLALAMRASVMLQAGEETAERLAWSQRQLRRMEALAEGEGCLEQGLLLSVGEVVDPCGRCDRCLRPPAASDCSDGVRLILEQLPEAGSADGRRLCQELQRSRAEQDLQWDWLVRRLVEEGLVGESEDGGRRLWLTAPGRHYLRSPWRLRFGRPQAA